The Anas platyrhynchos isolate ZD024472 breed Pekin duck chromosome 1, IASCAAS_PekinDuck_T2T, whole genome shotgun sequence genomic sequence TCACCATGCAGGTGTAGAGCCCGGTGTCGCTCAGCAGCACGTGGGAGAAGTTGAGGGTCCCGTCGTTGAGCACGGAGATGCGCGGGTGGCTGGACGCGTGGCTCAGCACCGTCCCGTTCGGCAGCAACCACCGAACCGAGGACATGGAAGGAGTCCGGCACTTGAGCTCGGCCACCCGCCCCTCGGAGATGTTGAGGTCCATGGGGGCGTCCATGATGAAGGGCGCCGAGCACTGGAAGGAGGTTTGGTCCACCTCCACCAAAAACCTGCCCCGCATGTGCAAGGGCGCGTGGCAGCGCCCGCAGCAGGTGGAGTTGGTGGGGATGTACTCGCGCAGCCACCAGGACAGCCAGAGGATGTCGCAGTCGCAGTCCCAGGGGTTGTGGTGGAGGTGCAGCTCCACCAGGTAGCGCAGCGGGGCGAAGAGGTcgtggggcagggaggagaggttGTTGTGGGCCAGGTTGAGCTCCACCAGCGCCGTCAGGTCGTCGAAGGCGTTGCGCTCGATCAGGCTGATCTGCGAGTTCATAATCCAGAGCTTTTTCAGCGACTTGAGCCCGTGGAAGGAGCCCGGCTTGATCTGGGGGAAGTTGTTCCCCGAcatctccagctcctccagccccaccaGGGGCGTGAGGTTGGGCATGTCCTTGATGTTGCACATCCCCAGGTTGAGGTACTTGAGGTTGTAGAGGCCCTCGAAAGCCCCCTCGGAGATGTACTCCAGCTTCTTCAGCTCGCCCAGGTCCAGGCGCATGAGCGAGGGCACCCGGTTGAAGGCGTACGAGGGGATGCTCTCGATGGGGTTGTTCCTCAGCCACAGCTCCCGCAGCTTGGAGAGGTACTCGAAGGCCCCGCTGGGGATGACGGTCAGCCAGTTGTCGAAGAGCTCCAAGGTGTTGAGGCTGGCCAGCCCGTTGAAGGCGCCCACCTCGATCTGCCGGATGGCGTtcctgcccagctgcaggacctcCAGGTGGTGCAGGTGGCGGAAAGTGTCCGCTTGGATCAGCTGGATGTTGTTCTCCATCAGGTGAGGTACCGGGTGTTGGAGGGGATGCCCGGGGGCACCTGTGCAAGCCGCGGCGGGTGCAGACCACCTTCCCCAGCTGGTTACTGCAGGAGCAGGCGGAGGGGCAGCTGGGGGCGGTGGGCgaagcagcggcggcggcggcggtggcgcaGAGGGTCCAGGCGTGGACGGTCAGGCAGGCGAACAGGGACGCGCTCCAGGTGTGCTGGTGGTGCCCAGGTACCTGCCGCAAGAGCTTCATGGTGTGGCACGTTCATCATTCACCATCGTCCGGGATGGCGGCGCCGAAAGGAGAATTTGGCtcggggcccccccccccccccacttttCCCTCCACTCCCGGCTCTCTCGGATGCGGCGCTTGAAGGCTCgccggaggggccggggggtttttggggtgggggggcgcaGAGAGATAAGGAAGGGTGGGGGGCTCGAATCGAGGGAGGATGGAGTAGGAAGGATGcagggggaagaggggaaagggggtgggggggagaaaaaagaaaagaaaaaaaaaaaaaaaaaaagaaaaaaggtgccggggtggtggtgggggggggggaggaaggagcagcccccccctcagccgagccccgctccccagccgTACCTAcctgggggcaggggctgctccggGCCGCTCGGTGCCGAGCaaacggggagggggggtgggggggggtagCTGGAGGcggggaggttggggggggggccggccccgggaaaaaaaattaaaaaaataaaaaaaaaggaaaaaggaaaaggggggggggggaacccaCAAAATGGCTCCTGGCGGCTGCGGCGCGGGGCGCGGGGAGGCGGGGGCCCGGCTTAGGCGGGGGCCCGGcagccccccaccaccaccgccaccgccgccagccccgccgcccgcgccgcgctccgccgcccgccgcccgccgccgccgcatggcggcccccccacacccccccccccccccggtaaggagcccccccggccgggcaggagagaggggggaaggaaaaaaaaaaaaaaaggaaggaaaggggctggggggggtgggggagggacGTAGagaggaaatttaaaaatagaaaattgaaaaatgggggaaagaaaaaaaaaacgggaATGGGAACGGGGaatggaggagaggagagagagaagggagaggggggaaatggggaaggGATAGAATGGAAATGGGAGgtggaaaaatgggaaatggagaaaatggaaatggagaaaatggaaaaacgggaaatggaaaaatggaaatggaaaaacgggaaatggaaaaatgagatggaaaaatgagagatggaagaaatggaaattggaaaaaaaaatggaaaaaaaaaggaaatggaaactgGAGAAATGAAGACGGAAAATGGAGAAACGGGAAacgcgaaaaaaaaaaaatgaaggggagagagaaaaaaaaaaaaaaaaaagcaaaacacgaGGACGGAGTCGGGGAAAAGCGGCGAGCTGGCTGCAAGATgatggagaaggagaggagccggcggcggcggcggcggtggtggtggtggtggtggtcgtGAGAGCGGAGGTGaccgggcggcggggcggcagcaccgggggggcgGCAGGCGGCGGCCGGGAGCGGAGCCGAGCCCCGCAGCGCGCAGCCGCGCGCACGGCAGCGCGCAGGGGCGCGGAGGGGGCGCAGCGCGCAGGGGGCGCAGCGCGCAGGGGGCGCAGCGCGCAGGGGGCGCAGCGCGCAGGGGGCGCAGCGCGCAGGGGGCGCAGCGCGCAGGGGCGCAGCGCGCAGGGGGCGCAGCgcagccggggccgggcgctccccccggggctcggcgggggcggggggatTTTGGAGAGGGTGGGGGGTTTGGAGAGGTGGGGGGGTTTGGAGAGGTGGGGGGGTTTGGAGAGGTGGGGGGGGTTTGGAGAGGTGGGGGGGGTTTGGAGAGGTGGGGGGGGTTTGGAGAGGTGGGGGGGGTTtggagaggtggggggggattttggagaggtggggggggtttggagaggtggggggggacacacacacacggacCCGGTGAGGTTTCAGCAGCCCCCGGGCAGGGCGCGCAGTGCGGTGCGGAGCCGAGGGGGGAGGCGCGGAAAGGTCCCGGCTCTGCGGGGTCCCCGgtgtggggatttggggaggggggagcggggggggggcgcggcgggAGGCCCCGCGCATCCTTTTGTCCTTCAGCGCGCCCCGGTCGCTGACGCACGGCGGCAGGGCACCGGCGTGATGCTGAGCTCCGACGTGGacaggcccccccccccggtgctccccccccccccggcagccgcACACCCCCCTTCTCCGGTCCCCAAATCCGGATCCCCgccaccacccccagccccgcagcggTGCTcgccttccttccccttcctcccttctcctcctcctccttctcctggcCTCCCCCTGtgttgtgtcccccccccccggcctggCTTGCaggcccccccctccccagggcagggggcacagcggagcagccccggggaggTGACTgcgatggggatggggacggggggggctCAGCGCCTCCCCTCCTTGCACCCCCTCCCCTTCACCCCCCCACCTGCACCCCCTCGACCTTCACCCCcaccctgaccccccccccagttccgaggacaaacagatggatggacggacagacagaGGTGGCACAAGCTGTAAGGtgacaggggctggggggggacacggctcAGCATGGCCCcacccctgtgccccccccccagtaccCAGGCTGGGGGGCTGAGACCCGGCACACAGTGGGTGCGTGGTGCCTCCTCGGCACCAACAGGCAATTTttgggtcccccccccccagaattTAGCGCCAGGCATGT encodes the following:
- the LRRC4 gene encoding LOW QUALITY PROTEIN: leucine-rich repeat-containing protein 4 (The sequence of the model RefSeq protein was modified relative to this genomic sequence to represent the inferred CDS: inserted 2 bases in 2 codons); amino-acid sequence: MKLLRQVPGHHQHTWSASLFACLTVHAWTLCATAAAAAASPTAPSCPSACSCSNQLGKVVCTRRGLXQVPPGIPSNTRYLXLMENNIQLIQADTFRHLHHLEVLQLGRNAIRQIEVGAFNGLASLNTLELFDNWLTVIPSGAFEYLSKLRELWLRNNPIESIPSYAFNRVPSLMRLDLGELKKLEYISEGAFEGLYNLKYLNLGMCNIKDMPNLTPLVGLEELEMSGNNFPQIKPGSFHGLKSLKKLWIMNSQISLIERNAFDDLTALVELNLAHNNLSSLPHDLFAPLRYLVELHLHHNPWDCDCDILWLSWWLREYIPTNSTCCGRCHAPLHMRGRFLVEVDQTSFQCSAPFIMDAPMDLNISEGRVAELKCRTPSMSSVRWLLPNGTVLSHASSHPRISVLNDGTLNFSHVLLSDTGLYTCMVTNVAGNSNASAYLNVSTAELNTSNYSFFTTVTVETTELSPEDVSPKFTKPVPTTSTGYQPAYTTTTTVLVQTTRNPPKQVAVPTADAGDKTQTSLDEVMKTTKIIIGCFVAVTLLAAAMLIVFYKLRKRHQQRSTVTAARTVEIIQVDEDIPAATAAAPVPPAGVSGEGAVVLPTVHDHMNYNTYKAAHGAHWTENSLGNSLHPPVTTTLSEPYIIQTHSKEKVQETQI